From the genome of Acidimicrobiia bacterium, one region includes:
- a CDS encoding inositol monophosphatase, which yields MHDIDFAMDLARAAGKVVQDWSLAAGDTHFKGAVNPVTAADRAAERLMIEMIERGRPSDGVVGEEGGLRPGERTWSLDPIDGTVNFLHGIPHVAVSVGLIDGDGPLVGVVLDVFKKEMFTAIRGGGSELDGSAISVSRATDLSASLVATGFPYDRQERSDEYGRALAAGLHNCQGVRRNGSAALDLAWVAVGRFDAYWEFQVQPWDMAAGVLLVTEAGGIVTDVRGQPIDVTKPSSILASNEHVHRPMLDMLGPVIPTGY from the coding sequence ATGCACGACATCGACTTCGCCATGGACCTTGCTCGCGCCGCTGGCAAGGTTGTGCAGGATTGGTCGTTGGCAGCAGGCGATACCCACTTCAAAGGAGCGGTCAATCCGGTTACGGCCGCCGACCGAGCTGCCGAGCGCCTCATGATCGAGATGATCGAGCGTGGCCGACCGTCTGACGGCGTCGTCGGAGAGGAGGGTGGACTCCGGCCCGGAGAGCGGACCTGGAGCCTCGACCCGATCGATGGCACCGTCAATTTTCTTCACGGCATCCCCCATGTAGCTGTTTCGGTTGGGTTGATCGATGGCGACGGCCCGCTCGTCGGTGTGGTCCTCGATGTCTTCAAGAAGGAAATGTTCACTGCCATCCGGGGTGGCGGATCGGAACTCGACGGATCGGCCATCTCCGTGTCCAGGGCAACGGACCTGTCCGCAAGTCTTGTGGCCACCGGCTTTCCATATGATCGCCAGGAACGATCCGACGAGTACGGCCGGGCGTTAGCAGCCGGCCTTCACAACTGCCAGGGGGTCCGGCGGAATGGATCAGCCGCACTCGATCTGGCCTGGGTGGCCGTCGGTAGGTTCGACGCCTATTGGGAGTTTCAGGTACAACCGTGGGACATGGCCGCCGGCGTCCTTCTCGTTACCGAAGCTGGAGGTATCGTCACCGACGTCCGCGGTCAACCGATTGACGTGACCAAACCCTCTTCGATCCTGGCCTCGAATGAGCACGTCCACCGACCCATGCTCGACATGCTGGGGCCGGTAATACCAACCGGTTATTGA
- a CDS encoding C-terminal binding protein, whose protein sequence is MSTPVVAVTDTVFPSLDPARAALAGTGAELRMAAAPTLEGILAVAADADALLVTYAKITAEVIAGLKNCKVIGRFGIGVDNIDLGAAAAAGITVTYAPVYCLDEVSDHAMALLLSLARKIPYSNKLVSTGRWEMPAVVPISRLRGNKLGLVGLGNIPQTIVPKAQAFGLEILAADPYAPDEVFERLNVTRVDFDELLRTSDYISVHAPLTPETEKMFNAEAFAKMKNNALLINTARGPLVDTDALADALEAGQIGGAALDVLPVEPPPADSRLVGRDDVILTPHTGFYSEDALLDLQTTVATDVATVIQGGTPKYPVKPR, encoded by the coding sequence GTGAGCACACCTGTCGTCGCCGTTACCGATACGGTCTTTCCCAGCCTTGATCCAGCCAGGGCGGCGCTTGCCGGAACCGGTGCTGAACTGAGAATGGCTGCCGCACCCACTCTTGAGGGGATTCTCGCCGTCGCGGCGGACGCTGACGCGCTGCTGGTCACGTATGCAAAGATCACCGCCGAGGTCATCGCCGGTCTGAAGAATTGCAAGGTGATCGGCCGCTTTGGGATTGGCGTTGACAACATCGACCTCGGAGCGGCTGCCGCTGCCGGCATTACGGTGACGTATGCCCCGGTCTACTGCCTCGATGAGGTCTCGGATCATGCGATGGCCCTGTTGCTGTCGCTCGCCCGCAAGATTCCTTACTCGAACAAACTCGTGAGCACCGGGCGCTGGGAGATGCCTGCGGTAGTCCCGATCTCACGGCTACGGGGAAACAAGCTCGGCCTGGTCGGGCTTGGCAACATACCTCAAACGATCGTTCCGAAGGCGCAAGCGTTCGGTCTGGAAATCCTGGCTGCCGACCCCTACGCACCTGACGAGGTCTTTGAACGTCTCAATGTAACCAGGGTTGATTTTGACGAACTTCTGCGAACCTCGGACTACATCTCGGTGCATGCTCCGTTGACTCCAGAGACAGAGAAGATGTTCAACGCCGAGGCATTTGCCAAGATGAAGAACAATGCTCTCTTGATCAACACGGCCCGCGGCCCCCTGGTTGATACCGACGCCCTCGCCGACGCCTTGGAAGCCGGCCAAATCGGGGGAGCGGCCCTTGACGTGCTGCCCGTTGAGCCACCGCCGGCGGACTCCCGTCTGGTGGGGCGTGACGACGTCATTTTGACCCCGCACACCGGCTTCTATTCGGAGGATGCGCTACTCGACCTCCAGACGACGGTTGCTACCGATGTGGCCACAGTCATACAGGGTGGGACTCCCAAATACCCGGTCAAGCCCCGATGA
- the purS gene encoding phosphoribosylformylglycinamidine synthase subunit PurS — MADTTTVTVSIRRRPSISDPQGATVARALRDLGHNVSDVRIDKTIELQVPPGDPESIRAAVTEMCEKLLANPVMEDFEIVINP, encoded by the coding sequence ATGGCCGACACCACGACCGTAACCGTCAGCATTCGTCGTCGCCCCAGCATCTCGGACCCCCAAGGCGCCACCGTGGCCCGGGCATTACGAGACCTAGGCCACAACGTATCGGACGTGCGGATCGACAAGACCATCGAACTTCAAGTACCCCCGGGTGATCCCGAATCGATACGCGCCGCAGTCACCGAGATGTGCGAAAAACTCCTTGCCAACCCGGTGATGGAAGATTTCGAAATCGTCATCAATCCATGA
- a CDS encoding phosphoribosylformylglycinamidine cyclo-ligase, with product MDSYKNAGVDVEAADKYVGTIAEAVTSSWGANVVGGFGGFAAGITLPPGFTNPVLMMSTDGVGTKLEIARLMSDYSSVGIDLVAMCVDDLAAVGARAIAFTDYIAVGRLDPSRERTIVESVAQACASIDCALLGGETAEHPGMVETHHVDLAGAALGIVEAGQEITGHEIRPGDHIIGIASPNVRSNGFSLIRKVVDDLHETLPGTDRPIGSVLLEPSVIYTPAVLALAEAELATGFAHVTGGGLPGNAGRPLPAGLGARIDTSTWQPPAVFGWLAEKGGISNENMFGTFNMGIGFVVITRPDRAASVYDALSEYGHSAYGIGTIAETSELVRFF from the coding sequence ATGGACTCCTACAAAAACGCCGGGGTCGACGTTGAGGCGGCCGACAAGTACGTAGGGACCATCGCCGAAGCCGTCACCTCGAGCTGGGGCGCAAACGTGGTCGGCGGATTCGGTGGGTTCGCCGCCGGAATCACCCTGCCACCTGGCTTCACTAATCCGGTGCTCATGATGTCAACCGACGGGGTCGGAACGAAGCTCGAAATCGCCAGACTAATGAGCGATTATTCCTCGGTGGGGATAGATCTGGTCGCCATGTGTGTCGATGATCTCGCCGCAGTCGGGGCGAGAGCCATCGCTTTTACCGACTACATCGCCGTTGGCAGACTCGATCCTTCTCGCGAGCGAACCATCGTCGAGTCCGTCGCTCAAGCCTGTGCTTCCATCGACTGCGCGCTCCTTGGCGGCGAAACCGCCGAACACCCCGGGATGGTTGAAACTCACCATGTCGACCTGGCCGGAGCGGCGCTGGGGATCGTCGAGGCCGGCCAGGAAATCACCGGTCACGAGATCCGGCCGGGCGATCACATCATCGGGATCGCCAGTCCCAACGTTCGGTCGAACGGGTTTTCGCTGATTCGAAAGGTCGTTGACGATCTCCACGAGACGTTGCCTGGCACCGACCGGCCCATCGGCAGCGTCTTGCTGGAGCCATCGGTTATCTACACGCCTGCCGTGCTCGCTTTGGCCGAGGCGGAATTGGCGACCGGGTTTGCACATGTGACCGGCGGAGGGTTGCCAGGCAATGCCGGCCGACCGTTGCCCGCCGGACTCGGCGCCCGGATTGATACCAGCACGTGGCAACCACCGGCTGTGTTCGGCTGGCTGGCCGAGAAGGGTGGCATTTCGAACGAGAATATGTTTGGCACGTTCAACATGGGCATCGGATTTGTGGTCATCACCCGCCCCGACCGCGCCGCCTCCGTCTACGACGCTCTGTCAGAATACGGCCACTCCGCGTATGGAATCGGTACCATCGCCGAAACCAGTGAACTTGTACGATTTTTTTGA
- the purF gene encoding amidophosphoribosyltransferase, whose amino-acid sequence MTIDDLSEPGEECGVFGVYAPGQQASQLTYFGLFALQHRGQESAGMAVSNGETTMISKDMGLVTQVFDEQTLAALDGHLAIGHTRYSTTGSTVWNNAQPTYRQVGESAVALAHNGNLTNTLQLAEDLQLANVTDSELMLEAISREVDSTRSDGNGLAHAVLKCAPMFEGAFSLTIMDQGNLVALRDSHGFRPLCLGSLGDNGWVVASETAALDILGAEFIREIEPGEMIVINASGLKSYRPFATTPEPKLCVFEFVYFARPDSHLLGRNIHASRQEMGRLLATESPVEADVVVPVPESGIPAAQGFAEVSRIHYADGLIKNRYVGRTFIEPSQMLRDRGIRMKLNPIPATLNGQRVVLVDDSIVRGSTTRQLVTMVREAGASEIHLRISSPPYRWPCFYGMDTSDRSRLLAAERSVDEIREFLEVDSLAYLSIDGLMAASGGGSFCNACLTGEYPTDVSAEAGKFVLEIS is encoded by the coding sequence GTGACCATCGATGATCTTTCCGAGCCGGGCGAAGAGTGCGGCGTGTTCGGGGTGTACGCCCCGGGCCAACAAGCATCGCAGCTGACCTACTTCGGCCTATTCGCTCTCCAGCACCGCGGCCAAGAAAGCGCCGGAATGGCCGTGTCGAACGGCGAGACCACCATGATCTCCAAAGACATGGGGCTGGTCACCCAGGTATTCGACGAACAGACCCTCGCCGCCCTCGACGGCCACCTGGCCATCGGACACACCCGATATTCGACAACCGGATCAACCGTCTGGAACAACGCGCAGCCCACCTACCGGCAGGTCGGCGAATCGGCGGTGGCACTGGCACACAATGGGAACCTGACCAACACACTTCAGTTGGCCGAGGACCTTCAACTGGCCAACGTAACCGATTCCGAACTCATGCTCGAAGCCATCTCCCGGGAGGTCGACTCCACCCGCTCGGATGGCAACGGATTGGCCCATGCCGTACTGAAGTGTGCCCCAATGTTCGAAGGTGCTTTTTCCCTCACAATCATGGACCAGGGCAATCTGGTCGCTCTGAGAGATTCCCATGGATTCCGGCCGCTATGCCTCGGCAGCCTGGGTGACAATGGTTGGGTCGTGGCGTCGGAAACCGCCGCTCTTGACATTCTCGGCGCCGAGTTCATCAGAGAGATCGAGCCGGGCGAAATGATCGTCATCAACGCGTCCGGCCTCAAGAGCTACCGACCGTTCGCAACCACGCCCGAGCCGAAGCTCTGCGTGTTCGAATTCGTGTACTTCGCTCGACCGGACAGCCATTTGCTCGGACGAAACATCCATGCGTCGCGTCAAGAAATGGGACGACTGCTCGCCACCGAATCACCCGTCGAAGCCGACGTCGTCGTCCCGGTCCCGGAATCAGGAATCCCGGCCGCCCAGGGCTTCGCGGAAGTGAGCCGGATCCATTACGCCGATGGGCTCATCAAAAACCGCTACGTCGGTCGCACGTTCATCGAACCGTCTCAGATGCTGCGCGATCGTGGCATCCGAATGAAACTCAACCCGATTCCCGCCACCTTGAACGGTCAACGTGTGGTCCTCGTCGACGACTCGATCGTACGGGGAAGCACTACCCGGCAACTCGTCACGATGGTCCGGGAGGCGGGCGCATCAGAGATTCATCTCCGCATCTCGTCGCCGCCCTATCGCTGGCCATGTTTCTACGGCATGGACACGTCAGATCGATCGCGGCTGCTGGCGGCAGAACGAAGCGTCGACGAGATTCGCGAGTTCCTTGAGGTTGACTCATTGGCGTATCTGAGCATCGACGGCCTCATGGCTGCCTCGGGGGGCGGGAGCTTCTGCAACGCCTGCCTGACCGGTGAGTACCCGACCGACGTGTCGGCTGAGGCCGGCAAGTTCGTTCTCGAGATCTCCTGA
- a CDS encoding phosphoribosylaminoimidazolesuccinocarboxamide synthase: MTRSSTVGNKPVRVTHQPATRPPYANSKLDSGRSTATRGPETVARSNPSLSFDGVDRVPRNDGALGARYPGRGTHSKPLLSRRVLALKHLASGKVREIYEIDDERLLFVATDRISAYDVILGDPIPDKGRVLTGLSLHWFDLLETPNHLISTDLSGIPGLTDSDLAELSGRSMTVRRCEVIPVECVVRGYLYGSSWREYRDGGGPTTEHLPAGLAMADQLPEPIFTPATKAESGHDENLDEAGARAALGNDLYDRLRTTSIEIYLTAARYAADRGVILADTKFEFGYSNGELLLIDEVLTPDSSRYWPADEYQPGTAVPSFDKQYVRDWLDASGWDHAPPSPPLPPEVIAGTRARYVEAFEKISGTSFDSYLKGT; the protein is encoded by the coding sequence ATGACCCGCTCGTCGACAGTCGGGAACAAACCCGTCAGAGTGACGCATCAACCCGCTACCCGGCCACCCTACGCGAACTCAAAGCTCGACTCAGGAAGATCGACGGCGACCCGTGGGCCTGAAACGGTCGCGCGTTCGAACCCCTCTTTATCCTTCGACGGTGTCGACCGTGTCCCTCGAAATGACGGCGCGCTTGGCGCGCGGTACCCGGGACGAGGTACGCATTCAAAGCCGCTACTATCTCGCCGCGTGCTGGCACTCAAACACCTGGCGTCCGGAAAAGTCAGGGAGATCTACGAAATCGACGACGAACGACTGTTGTTCGTCGCCACCGACCGCATCTCGGCGTACGACGTCATCCTCGGCGACCCCATCCCCGACAAAGGCCGGGTCCTAACCGGTCTCTCGCTGCACTGGTTTGATCTCCTCGAAACCCCGAACCATCTCATAAGCACCGACCTGAGCGGCATTCCCGGACTAACGGACTCCGATCTCGCCGAACTATCCGGGCGCTCGATGACCGTGCGACGCTGTGAAGTCATTCCCGTCGAATGCGTGGTGCGCGGCTACCTGTACGGATCGTCGTGGCGGGAATATCGCGACGGTGGAGGCCCCACGACCGAACATCTTCCCGCCGGACTGGCCATGGCCGACCAGCTTCCCGAACCCATCTTCACGCCTGCCACGAAAGCCGAGTCCGGCCACGACGAAAACCTCGACGAGGCCGGGGCCCGCGCCGCGCTAGGCAATGACCTTTACGATCGCCTCAGAACAACTTCCATCGAGATCTATCTGACCGCCGCTCGATATGCGGCGGACCGCGGGGTGATCCTCGCCGATACCAAGTTCGAATTCGGATACTCGAACGGGGAACTACTTCTCATCGACGAAGTACTCACACCCGACTCCTCTCGGTATTGGCCGGCCGACGAGTACCAGCCAGGCACGGCGGTTCCCTCCTTCGACAAACAGTACGTCCGCGATTGGCTCGACGCCTCAGGATGGGACCATGCTCCTCCATCACCGCCGTTGCCACCCGAGGTGATTGCCGGGACCCGCGCTCGCTACGTCGAGGCGTTCGAGAAGATCTCTGGTACCTCATTTGATTCGTATTTGAAGGGAACTTGA
- the lnt gene encoding apolipoprotein N-acyltransferase translates to MIRPILFAVVGALCASAGFAPISNPLLMVVGVAVLLIGVLRAERAGDAFAAGLVFGVVLTSVVMEWLTNLANEAAIGLGLLQGLFYGSAMLVVWLIKDKPVKAVAIMVVGTWTAMEFSRERIPFGGISWGAPGYSIGEWTWLRSGAQWVGTSGLSVVAVGVSTGVALYLVRRDYRPLLVSLGLAALLAALGAIYPSGPMGPEIRVAIVQGNSPCPGMRCANERGLIFESHLELTRTLAADTYDLVLWPESSTGFGFDPLQSSEVAQLLSDEAERLGSYLMVGGDRADTPGTFINSNLLYNRSGDLVGEYRKRHPVPFGEYIPFRSVIGRLSLLSRVPRDMVRGVQPGLFVVDFGSIGTVISYEAAFARYSRDATALGASVLVVASNEASYGRSTAAAQLMDMSRMRAAENGVDVIHGAVTGSSVLITQGGVLGAPTGLFEKTILTGTVRIRTAGPTLFSRWGDWLAVAAMLLGALTVVEAAVRKPSDP, encoded by the coding sequence GTGATCCGTCCCATCTTGTTTGCAGTCGTCGGAGCCCTGTGCGCAAGTGCAGGCTTCGCTCCTATCAGCAACCCCTTGCTGATGGTGGTTGGGGTGGCGGTCCTGCTGATCGGCGTCTTGCGGGCCGAGCGGGCCGGCGACGCTTTCGCGGCCGGGTTGGTTTTTGGCGTAGTCCTGACATCGGTCGTGATGGAGTGGCTGACCAACCTCGCCAACGAAGCTGCGATCGGTCTTGGATTGTTGCAGGGACTCTTTTATGGCTCAGCCATGCTCGTGGTGTGGCTGATCAAGGACAAGCCGGTCAAGGCAGTAGCGATCATGGTGGTGGGGACCTGGACGGCCATGGAGTTTTCCAGGGAGCGGATTCCCTTCGGGGGCATTAGCTGGGGGGCACCGGGGTACTCGATCGGCGAATGGACCTGGTTGCGTTCAGGAGCCCAGTGGGTAGGCACCTCGGGTCTTTCGGTTGTCGCCGTGGGCGTTTCTACCGGAGTGGCCCTCTATCTCGTTCGGCGTGACTACCGACCGTTGCTGGTATCCCTCGGGCTGGCGGCGCTTCTGGCGGCGCTCGGCGCCATATACCCATCTGGTCCAATGGGACCCGAAATCAGGGTGGCCATCGTGCAAGGAAACTCACCGTGCCCTGGCATGCGATGTGCCAACGAGCGGGGCTTGATCTTTGAGAGTCATTTGGAATTGACCCGCACGTTGGCGGCTGACACATACGACCTGGTGCTTTGGCCAGAATCGTCTACCGGCTTCGGGTTCGACCCGCTTCAATCCTCCGAGGTGGCCCAATTGCTCTCCGACGAAGCCGAACGGTTGGGGTCCTACCTGATGGTTGGTGGTGACCGGGCCGACACGCCAGGCACGTTCATCAACTCGAACTTGTTGTACAACCGCTCGGGAGACCTGGTGGGAGAGTATCGCAAGCGCCATCCGGTCCCCTTCGGCGAGTACATCCCTTTCCGATCCGTGATTGGCCGCCTTTCCCTTTTGTCGAGGGTTCCTCGGGACATGGTGCGAGGCGTGCAACCGGGCTTATTTGTCGTCGACTTCGGCTCGATCGGTACGGTGATCTCCTATGAGGCTGCCTTTGCCCGGTACAGCCGCGACGCCACCGCCCTTGGGGCGAGTGTGTTGGTCGTTGCGTCAAATGAGGCCAGTTATGGGCGGTCGACGGCCGCCGCCCAACTCATGGACATGAGCCGGATGCGGGCAGCTGAGAATGGCGTAGATGTTATTCATGGTGCCGTGACAGGGTCGTCTGTCCTCATCACGCAGGGTGGCGTTCTTGGCGCGCCGACCGGACTTTTCGAGAAAACAATTCTCACGGGTACGGTACGGATTCGTACAGCCGGTCCGACGTTATTTTCCCGGTGGGGGGATTGGCTGGCGGTGGCGGCCATGCTCCTGGGGGCGCTTACCGTGGTCGAGGCGGCGGTCCGCAAGCCTTCCGACCCTTAA
- the purL gene encoding phosphoribosylformylglycinamidine synthase subunit PurL produces the protein MSETLPIHQALGMTDDEYADVCDILGRRPTEAELAMYSVMWSEHCSYKSSRAFLGRFPTTAPWVVVGPGENAGVVDLGDGWLAALRIESHNHPSFVEPYQGAATGVGGILRDIFTMGARPIALWDQIRFGPLDDPHNRYLLAGVVAGVAGYGNAVGVPTVGGEVAFEECYSGNPLVNVMCLGIMRKEQLVLGTAGTPGTIAVLLGSSTGRDGIGGASVLASASFDAGSDTKRPTVQVGDPFEEKKLIEACLELYDRALVVGVQDLGAAGLSCATSEPAARAGTGMDVDLGRVHVREIGMSAAELLMSESQERMMAFVDPVNVDEVLAVATKWEIDASVVGTVTAGDTLRISYNDQVVAEMPAASLSEAAPILRRDSAEPHWLEGLWANTLEYRETPDIMGCLLEVLADPSIGDPSWVYEQYDHQLFLNTVVGPGENGSLLRIKGTEKALAVSTDGNGRQCYLDPQRGGANLVWEAALNVAMLGAKPMAVVDNLNFGNPEKPEVMWQFIETVEGMSLACEALGVPVVGGNVSFYNETDEVDIYPTPIVGMLGLADPAPRSVPRLDRAEEGMAIWMFGPQDSQNLAGSAFEKIIKGHVGGRPTSSDPTIGKAVIELAVALAQQELVPVMHDISDGGIAVTLSEVCIASGVGAHVAYSNWTGLFAEAPHGFIAAVPDNHAGAIRALADDLGVPVKELGTFGGDHISFDDTQGGVTSIPLSEAGAAWSGAIRSRMG, from the coding sequence ATGTCTGAGACGCTGCCGATCCACCAGGCACTTGGGATGACGGACGATGAGTATGCCGACGTGTGTGACATTTTGGGCCGCCGACCGACCGAAGCCGAACTGGCCATGTACTCGGTGATGTGGTCGGAACACTGCTCTTACAAGTCGTCGAGAGCTTTCCTCGGCCGGTTCCCCACCACTGCGCCCTGGGTGGTTGTAGGGCCGGGCGAAAACGCCGGAGTCGTCGACCTTGGCGACGGTTGGCTGGCGGCACTGCGGATCGAGTCACACAACCATCCGTCTTTCGTGGAGCCGTACCAGGGCGCCGCCACCGGAGTGGGAGGGATCCTCCGGGATATCTTCACGATGGGGGCCCGACCGATTGCCCTATGGGATCAGATTCGATTCGGACCACTCGACGACCCCCACAACCGCTACCTACTGGCCGGAGTCGTTGCCGGCGTGGCTGGATACGGTAATGCGGTCGGCGTACCGACCGTTGGCGGTGAAGTGGCATTCGAAGAGTGCTACTCGGGTAATCCGCTCGTCAACGTCATGTGCCTCGGCATCATGCGCAAAGAACAGCTCGTCCTCGGAACTGCCGGAACTCCCGGCACCATCGCGGTGTTGCTCGGCTCGAGTACCGGTCGTGATGGCATCGGCGGAGCCTCGGTTCTGGCCTCGGCATCGTTCGATGCCGGTTCAGACACCAAGCGCCCCACGGTTCAAGTAGGTGACCCATTCGAAGAGAAGAAGCTGATTGAAGCCTGCCTGGAACTGTATGACCGGGCCCTGGTGGTCGGGGTCCAGGACCTTGGAGCAGCCGGGTTGTCATGTGCCACATCCGAACCGGCTGCCAGGGCCGGCACCGGCATGGACGTGGATCTCGGCAGGGTTCACGTCCGCGAAATCGGCATGAGCGCCGCCGAACTCCTCATGTCCGAATCTCAAGAGCGGATGATGGCCTTTGTGGATCCAGTGAACGTCGACGAGGTGCTGGCGGTCGCCACCAAATGGGAGATCGACGCCTCCGTAGTAGGAACTGTCACGGCCGGGGACACTCTGCGGATCTCCTACAACGACCAGGTAGTCGCCGAGATGCCTGCGGCATCTCTATCCGAAGCAGCCCCGATTCTCCGACGCGACTCGGCAGAGCCCCACTGGCTCGAGGGCCTGTGGGCCAACACCCTTGAATACCGGGAAACCCCCGACATCATGGGTTGCCTGCTTGAGGTTCTCGCCGACCCCTCAATCGGTGACCCCTCATGGGTATATGAGCAATACGATCACCAATTGTTCCTCAATACGGTCGTCGGCCCCGGAGAGAACGGATCGCTCCTGCGAATCAAAGGAACCGAAAAGGCTCTGGCCGTCTCGACCGACGGAAACGGCCGCCAGTGTTACCTCGACCCCCAGCGAGGCGGTGCCAACCTGGTATGGGAAGCCGCCCTGAATGTCGCCATGCTCGGAGCCAAGCCCATGGCCGTCGTCGACAACCTCAACTTCGGCAACCCCGAAAAACCCGAGGTCATGTGGCAATTCATTGAGACCGTCGAAGGAATGTCCCTGGCCTGTGAAGCGCTCGGGGTTCCGGTCGTCGGTGGCAACGTATCGTTCTACAACGAAACCGACGAGGTCGACATCTACCCGACGCCGATTGTCGGGATGCTCGGGCTGGCCGATCCCGCGCCACGGTCGGTCCCCCGCCTTGACCGTGCCGAGGAGGGTATGGCCATCTGGATGTTCGGTCCGCAAGATTCTCAAAACCTGGCGGGGAGCGCCTTCGAAAAGATCATCAAAGGTCACGTCGGGGGCCGACCAACGAGCTCCGACCCCACGATTGGCAAAGCTGTCATCGAACTGGCGGTCGCCCTCGCCCAACAGGAACTGGTGCCCGTCATGCACGACATTTCAGATGGTGGGATAGCCGTAACCCTCTCTGAAGTATGTATTGCTTCGGGGGTTGGCGCTCACGTGGCCTACTCAAATTGGACCGGCCTCTTCGCCGAGGCGCCTCATGGCTTCATTGCCGCAGTCCCTGACAACCACGCCGGAGCCATTCGGGCCCTCGCCGATGACCTGGGGGTTCCCGTCAAGGAACTCGGTACGTTTGGTGGCGACCACATCAGCTTCGACGACACCCAGGGCGGGGTCACCAGCATCCCGCTCTCCGAAGCGGGCGCCGCCTGGTCTGGCGCTATCCGTTCACGAATGGGCTGA
- the purQ gene encoding phosphoribosylformylglycinamidine synthase subunit PurQ translates to MKTAVVVFPGSNCEHDVVYALEALGGSADLVWHRDTDLSGYDSVVLPGGFAHGDYLRTGAIARFSPVMAEVNRLAASGAPVLGICNGFQILCEAGLLPGVLLQNRDLKFVCKPIHLRVESTNSILTRAAQVGDVLEIPLNSYEGNFTAAPDELASLESAGQVPLRYSDASGNVDEINNPNGSTNNIAAVSSGNVAGIMPHPERAIELILGSADGRILLESFLQSKVSSHV, encoded by the coding sequence ATGAAAACGGCTGTCGTCGTTTTCCCCGGCAGCAACTGCGAGCACGACGTCGTCTACGCACTGGAAGCACTCGGCGGCTCAGCCGACCTCGTCTGGCATCGTGACACCGATCTGTCCGGTTACGACAGCGTCGTGCTTCCCGGCGGGTTCGCCCACGGCGACTATCTGCGTACCGGGGCAATCGCTCGCTTCTCCCCCGTGATGGCCGAAGTCAACCGACTCGCCGCTTCCGGTGCCCCGGTGCTTGGCATCTGCAACGGTTTTCAAATCCTGTGCGAGGCCGGTCTCCTTCCGGGTGTGCTTCTTCAGAACCGGGATCTCAAGTTCGTTTGCAAGCCAATCCATCTGAGAGTCGAGTCGACCAACTCCATCCTCACGAGAGCAGCTCAAGTTGGTGATGTGCTTGAGATCCCTCTCAACTCCTATGAAGGAAACTTCACCGCCGCACCGGACGAGCTTGCCTCGCTCGAATCGGCCGGACAGGTTCCACTTCGCTATTCGGATGCGTCGGGAAACGTCGACGAGATCAACAATCCGAACGGGTCAACAAACAACATTGCGGCGGTTTCAAGTGGAAACGTCGCCGGCATCATGCCGCACCCGGAACGGGCGATCGAATTGATCCTCGGCTCGGCGGACGGTCGGATCCTGCTCGAATCATTCCTGCAGTCAAAGGTTTCGTCCCATGTCTGA